One Nicotiana tomentosiformis chromosome 1, ASM39032v3, whole genome shotgun sequence genomic window, acattgatctggaatcaattcgagggctcgaaccatGATCGgactcgaaccaagatcacaagttcgagcttGGCAGAAACTAtgaaaaagctgacttatcatgggtctcccactgaatgttttattttattatgctcaGTGCCgaatccctctactataaaagggcttggttatcatttctgtagcaCAGATTTTTCTCAGACTTACATTGTAATGAAAGTATTATATTCCTCTACAGTAAAGAATGGTTCTcccagtttcttagattgattttATTCGTCAAATCCTAAGGTTCATTGTTCTTGATTGCCTTGTCTAGAttgcattctctccaatctacatTCACATTTTATTTATCTTTGAATTTTGTATTAAGTtgcgccacatatcctcggaactgcgtataaattcaactctatccatttttcgggtaaacactggTTGGTGACTACCTTTATAGATTAGATAGTAAATCTTTTTGTTTTAAGATGTAGTAGTTAAGAGTTAAAAATGATTTTCACCTTTATTTAGGAAAATCATAGAAAAATTCGCATGTATCTgaatttttcaattttatttgtAAGGATATTAGCATCAGCATTCTTCTTCTacttcttttaattttttcattcagaataaaagaaactaaaAGTGGTATAATGAGACAAACAACAAGAAGGCGACTAAGTCCAAGCTAGACCTAGAAACGCAACCATTTCTCAAGCAAAGATGATTAATTACACAACAAAACCGTGTTTATGTTTCAAAATATCTTTTTTTCCAAATGCTTCTTTTTGAACATTCATCATTTGATTGAAGCCCTGGATTGTAGTTTGTAGCATAAAATTCTGGAACATATATAACAACAGAAATACAATATATAAAAGTTTGACAAACTCAACACCCTTGGTTTTATTTCAGAAAATCATCAGCAAACTAGCCTTATTTTACACAGTATAGATAAGGGGTACAGATTCTTGAGTAATCTCCTCATTTAGACCATAATCGTCAGCTATCCACAGAACTGAATGAGCCAAAACGATAGGCAGAGTTGCAGCCAAAGTGATCAAAAGATGGATTCCAGCATGAGTAAAAATGAGAGCAAAGCATGTGCCAATGGCTAGCAGTGGCAGAACAATAGGCTTAGTATCGAACACGAAAAGCCAACGAAACAGAACTGTATTAGCCACAGCTCGAAGCAATAACAAATACAAGATTGTCACTTCCTTCATGGCAACTAAATAGACTAATGAAACCTTACGTTCAGGAATAAGCGcgatgaaaagaactatccacaCAAATTCAGCATAGTATAGCCCGTATTTGCCTAAGTTTCTTATAATTCGCGCTGCAGCTGATTCAGGGGTAGAAGGGATACTAAATGGACATGTAATTTGGAAGGAAAATGGTTGGTGTTTTTCAGGATTTGAGCTTTCTTTTGATTCATCAGGTTGGGCTTCGGAAGGAGGATTTGCAGAAGTGGCTGATGGCCTTTGCACTGGACCATAACTTTCCATTGGTTAATTGAATGTGTGAGTGAGAGTATGGAGATTAAGAGTGTTGATTATATAAAGTAGAAACGAGTCGCTGTCTAAGTCAATACTATGAATTTTCTTCTCTGACTTAAGCATAGACTTTGAAAAATCAAATACGAGAATAATTAATCATGGACTTGGTCACATATCATGACTTTTATCCCATTGCTACGTACTACACACTTCGGATGGCAATACTATTTGTCACCAATATGACTGAACCTGTTTTGATACCTTGTAAGGCCATTCAATAAAATCATCACTTATTAGGTATACACACATAGACTCTTTGTCTCCCTCTCCCGGCGTAAAATGGGGAATTCACGTCACATGACTTTACCTTTGATTTGAGCTCCGTTAGATGTCAAGGAAAAATAAGGCTTTTGGCTAATAGACCAAAAGTTAAACAGATGATAATGTTGCTCAACTATTTAAGTATATCTTATATGACCATTTTCCGGCAATATAGCAAAATCCAACCCTATAAATATGATCAGAAAAGCACCAAATTAGAGAAGCTATGGATGTAAATACAAAAAAAGAATAATTAACTAAATTATTCTACGAAAAGGGATCTTTTTTAGTGAACGTGTCACAAGCTTACTCCTTTTCTTTGGGGGTGGGGAGGATTTGTCCGGGGGGGGGGTGTTCAAAGTTCTTGTAGAAACAAAGAACAAAATTTGATTTTCTCTCCCGCTTAGTAGGTTGGGAGATACCAGAGTTGTGACACATATAGTGGCAAAATGTGACAAAAATATTCTGAGTGTTTTAACTCTGTTGGATTTCAATGAAAGAGTGCAATAAGAAAATTTGAACTTTC contains:
- the LOC138898865 gene encoding PRA1 family protein E-like; its protein translation is MESYGPVQRPSATSANPPSEAQPDESKESSNPEKHQPFSFQITCPFSIPSTPESAAARIIRNLGKYGLYYAEFVWIVLFIALIPERKVSLVYLVAMKEVTILYLLLLRAVANTVLFRWLFVFDTKPIVLPLLAIGTCFALIFTHAGIHLLITLAATLPIVLAHSVLWIADDYGLNEEITQESVPLIYTV